A section of the Gasterosteus aculeatus chromosome 10, fGasAcu3.hap1.1, whole genome shotgun sequence genome encodes:
- the dync1i1a gene encoding dynein cytoplasmic 1 intermediate chain 1a isoform X16, with amino-acid sequence MATLQKQRDDDSAYVQGGGISSSCSSWGCVGARCTCVICCMGHHPRRCCARTGATNSRLDQDTMSDKSDLKAELERKKQRLAQIRQEKKIKEEERKKKESESQQKREATPEDSDLDRKRRETEALLQSIGISPEPPLVPTPVSPSKSGSTPSEAGSQDSTDGGAAAAAAGRRRMQRLGACKITQVDFLPKEVVAYCKETQTPLTAHLSEVEEEEEDEEMTEVKPGPESEQQDEEDNRENAEGPFPVLRELTEEERQQILHSSEFQSFFDCSIRVMERALAEDRDIFFDYSGRDPEDKEGDSGSGSSLSFSRLFYDEHWSKHRVITCLDWSTQYPELLVASYNNNEDAPHEPDGVALVWNIKFKKATPEYVFHCQSPVVSVGFARFHPNLVVGGTYSGQIVLWDNRSHRRTPVQRTPLSAAAHTHPVYCVNVVGTQNANNLITVSTDGRMCSWSLDMLSQPQESMELVYNKSKPVAVTGMAFPTGDVNNYVVGSEEGTVYTASRHGSKAGICEMFEGHQGPVTGISCHSAVGTVDFSHLFITSSFDWTVKLWSTKHNRPLYSFEDNADYVYDVMWSPVHPATFAAVDGMGRLDLWNLNNDTEVPTASVTIEGASALNRVRWSTGGKEVAVGDSEGRVWIYDTGELSATHTDDWGRFARTLMEIRANRADGEEEGPLELAS; translated from the exons ATGGCGACGTTACAGAAGCAACGGGACGATGACAGTGCGTATGTCCAAGGAGGTGggatttcctcctcctgctcctcctggggATGTGTCGGCGCGCGGTGCACCTGCGTTATCTGCTGTATGGGTCATCATCCGCGAAGATGCTGCGCACGGACCGGCGCCACCAATAGTCGCCTCGATCAG GACACCATGTCGGACAAAAGTGACTTAAAGGCGGAGCTGGAGCGCAAGAAGCAGCGCCTCGCCCAAAtcagacaggaaaaaaagataaaggaggaggagaggaagaagaaagag TCAGAGAGCCAGCAGAAGAGAGAGGCCACCCCGGAGGATTCCGACTTGGACCGAAAGCGCCGGGAGACCGAGGCCCTGCTCCAGAGCATCGGCATCTCACCGGAGCCTCCGCTAG tcCCGACCCCTGTGTCACCCTCCAAATCAGGGAGCACACCTAGTGAGGCGGGCAGCCAGGATTccactgatggaggagcagcagcagcagcagcaggcag GCGCAGGATGCAGAGGCTGGGAGCCTGTAAGATCACACAGGTAGACTTCCTTCCCAAGGAGGTGGTGGCTTACTGCAAGGAGACACAGACGCCGCTCACCGCCCACCTGTCTGAAG tggaggaagaagaggaggatgaagagatgaCGGAGGTGAAGCCAGGCCCCGAGTCTGAACAGCAGGATGAAGAGGACAACAGGGAAAATGCAGAAG GCCCATTTCCAGTCCTGCGCGAactgacagaggaggagaggcagcagaTCCTGCACTCTTCTGAGTTTCAGAGCTTCTTCGACTGCAGCATCCGGGTGATGGAGAGAGCTCTGGCCGAGGACCGAGACATTTTCTTTGACTACAGCGGCCGGGACCCGGAGGACAAAGAggg AGACTCGGGGAGCGGCTCCAGTCTGTCCTTCAGTCGTCTCTTCTACGATGAACACTGGTCGAAACATCGCGTGATCACATGTCTCGACTGGTCCACTCAG tATCCCGAGTTGCTGGTTGCCTCCTATAACAATAATGAAGATGCTCCTCATGAACCGGATGGTGTTGCGCTTGTATGGAACATCAAATTTAAGAAGGCCACACCAGAATACGTCTTTCACTGTCAG TCTCCAGTGGTATCGGTGGGCTTCGCCAGGTTTCATCCCAACCTGGTTGTGGGCGGGACTTACTCGGGACAAATCGTCCTGTGGGACAACCGCAGTCACCGCCGGACGCCCGTCCAGAGGACTCCTCTGTCTGCCGCTGCTCACACT CACCCTGTGTACTGCGTGAACGTGGTCGGCACACAGAACGCCAACAACCTGATCACTGTGTCCACAGACGGCCGGATGTGCTCCTGGAGTCTGGACATGCTTTCCCAGCCACAG GAGTCCATGGAGCTGGTATACAATAAATCCAAACCCGTAGCGGTGACAGGCATGGCTTTTCCCACGGGAGATGTTAACAACTATGTGGTCGGGAGTGAGGAGGGCACTGTGTACACTGCATCCAGACACGGCAG CAAGGCGGGTATCTGCGAGATGTTCGAGGGCCACCAGGGGCCGGTGACGGGCATCAGCTGCCACAGCGCAGTGGGCACCGTCGACTTCTCCCACCTCTTCATCACGTCCTCCTTCGACTGGACCGTCAAACTCTGGAGCACCAag cACAACAGGCCTCTGTACTCGTTTGAGGACAACGCCGACTATGTGTACGACGTCATGTGGTCGCCTGTGCACCCTGCAACCTTCGCCGCCGTGGACGGCATGGGCCGCCTGGACCTGTGGAACCTCAACAATGAcaccgag GTACCGACTGCCAGTGTGACGATTGAGGGTGCGTCGGCCCTCAACAGGGTGCGCTGGTCGACGGGGGGAAAGGAGGTGGCTGTGGGTGACTCTGAAGGCCGAGTGTGGATCTACGATACTGGAGAG
- the dync1i1a gene encoding dynein cytoplasmic 1 intermediate chain 1a isoform X6: MATLQKQRDDDSAYVQGGGISSSCSSWGCVGARCTCVICCMGHHPRRCCARTGATNSRLDQDTMSDKSDLKAELERKKQRLAQIRQEKKIKEEERKKKEVRKKSESQQKREATPEDSDLDRKRRETEALLQSIGISPEPPLVHSLQPVMSDSCFFHYLVPTPVSPSKSGSTPSEAGSQDSTDGGAAAAAAGRTLQWDADPSVLQLQADSELGRRMQRLGACKITQVDFLPKEVVAYCKETQTPLTAHLSEVEEEEEDEEMTEVKPGPESEQQDEEDNRENAEGPFPVLRELTEEERQQILHSSEFQSFFDCSIRVMERALAEDRDIFFDYSGRDPEDKEGDSGSGSSLSFSRLFYDEHWSKHRVITCLDWSTQYPELLVASYNNNEDAPHEPDGVALVWNIKFKKATPEYVFHCQSPVVSVGFARFHPNLVVGGTYSGQIVLWDNRSHRRTPVQRTPLSAAAHTHPVYCVNVVGTQNANNLITVSTDGRMCSWSLDMLSQPQESMELVYNKSKPVAVTGMAFPTGDVNNYVVGSEEGTVYTASRHGSKAGICEMFEGHQGPVTGISCHSAVGTVDFSHLFITSSFDWTVKLWSTKHNRPLYSFEDNADYVYDVMWSPVHPATFAAVDGMGRLDLWNLNNDTEVPTASVTIEGASALNRVRWSTGGKEVAVGDSEGRVWIYDTGELSATHTDDWGRFARTLMEIRANRADGEEEGPLELAS, encoded by the exons ATGGCGACGTTACAGAAGCAACGGGACGATGACAGTGCGTATGTCCAAGGAGGTGggatttcctcctcctgctcctcctggggATGTGTCGGCGCGCGGTGCACCTGCGTTATCTGCTGTATGGGTCATCATCCGCGAAGATGCTGCGCACGGACCGGCGCCACCAATAGTCGCCTCGATCAG GACACCATGTCGGACAAAAGTGACTTAAAGGCGGAGCTGGAGCGCAAGAAGCAGCGCCTCGCCCAAAtcagacaggaaaaaaagataaaggaggaggagaggaagaagaaagaggtaAGGAAAAAA TCAGAGAGCCAGCAGAAGAGAGAGGCCACCCCGGAGGATTCCGACTTGGACCGAAAGCGCCGGGAGACCGAGGCCCTGCTCCAGAGCATCGGCATCTCACCGGAGCCTCCGCTAG TCCATTCTTTGCAGCCTGTAATGTcagattcatgtttttttcattatttagtcCCGACCCCTGTGTCACCCTCCAAATCAGGGAGCACACCTAGTGAGGCGGGCAGCCAGGATTccactgatggaggagcagcagcagcagcagcaggcag GACGCTGCAGTGGGACGCAGACccctctgtgctgcagctgcaAGCTGATTCTGAGCTCGG GCGCAGGATGCAGAGGCTGGGAGCCTGTAAGATCACACAGGTAGACTTCCTTCCCAAGGAGGTGGTGGCTTACTGCAAGGAGACACAGACGCCGCTCACCGCCCACCTGTCTGAAG tggaggaagaagaggaggatgaagagatgaCGGAGGTGAAGCCAGGCCCCGAGTCTGAACAGCAGGATGAAGAGGACAACAGGGAAAATGCAGAAG GCCCATTTCCAGTCCTGCGCGAactgacagaggaggagaggcagcagaTCCTGCACTCTTCTGAGTTTCAGAGCTTCTTCGACTGCAGCATCCGGGTGATGGAGAGAGCTCTGGCCGAGGACCGAGACATTTTCTTTGACTACAGCGGCCGGGACCCGGAGGACAAAGAggg AGACTCGGGGAGCGGCTCCAGTCTGTCCTTCAGTCGTCTCTTCTACGATGAACACTGGTCGAAACATCGCGTGATCACATGTCTCGACTGGTCCACTCAG tATCCCGAGTTGCTGGTTGCCTCCTATAACAATAATGAAGATGCTCCTCATGAACCGGATGGTGTTGCGCTTGTATGGAACATCAAATTTAAGAAGGCCACACCAGAATACGTCTTTCACTGTCAG TCTCCAGTGGTATCGGTGGGCTTCGCCAGGTTTCATCCCAACCTGGTTGTGGGCGGGACTTACTCGGGACAAATCGTCCTGTGGGACAACCGCAGTCACCGCCGGACGCCCGTCCAGAGGACTCCTCTGTCTGCCGCTGCTCACACT CACCCTGTGTACTGCGTGAACGTGGTCGGCACACAGAACGCCAACAACCTGATCACTGTGTCCACAGACGGCCGGATGTGCTCCTGGAGTCTGGACATGCTTTCCCAGCCACAG GAGTCCATGGAGCTGGTATACAATAAATCCAAACCCGTAGCGGTGACAGGCATGGCTTTTCCCACGGGAGATGTTAACAACTATGTGGTCGGGAGTGAGGAGGGCACTGTGTACACTGCATCCAGACACGGCAG CAAGGCGGGTATCTGCGAGATGTTCGAGGGCCACCAGGGGCCGGTGACGGGCATCAGCTGCCACAGCGCAGTGGGCACCGTCGACTTCTCCCACCTCTTCATCACGTCCTCCTTCGACTGGACCGTCAAACTCTGGAGCACCAag cACAACAGGCCTCTGTACTCGTTTGAGGACAACGCCGACTATGTGTACGACGTCATGTGGTCGCCTGTGCACCCTGCAACCTTCGCCGCCGTGGACGGCATGGGCCGCCTGGACCTGTGGAACCTCAACAATGAcaccgag GTACCGACTGCCAGTGTGACGATTGAGGGTGCGTCGGCCCTCAACAGGGTGCGCTGGTCGACGGGGGGAAAGGAGGTGGCTGTGGGTGACTCTGAAGGCCGAGTGTGGATCTACGATACTGGAGAG
- the dync1i1a gene encoding dynein cytoplasmic 1 intermediate chain 1a isoform X13, with the protein MATLQKQRDDDSAYVQGGGISSSCSSWGCVGARCTCVICCMGHHPRRCCARTGATNSRLDQDTMSDKSDLKAELERKKQRLAQIRQEKKIKEEERKKKESESQQKREATPEDSDLDRKRRETEALLQSIGISPEPPLVPTPVSPSKSGSTPSEAGSQDSTDGGAAAAAAGRTLQWDADPSVLQLQADSELGRRMQRLGACKITQVDFLPKEVVAYCKETQTPLTAHLSEVEEEEEDEEMTEVKPGPESEQQDEEDNRENAEGPFPVLRELTEEERQQILHSSEFQSFFDCSIRVMERALAEDRDIFFDYSGRDPEDKEGDSGSGSSLSFSRLFYDEHWSKHRVITCLDWSTQYPELLVASYNNNEDAPHEPDGVALVWNIKFKKATPEYVFHCQSPVVSVGFARFHPNLVVGGTYSGQIVLWDNRSHRRTPVQRTPLSAAAHTHPVYCVNVVGTQNANNLITVSTDGRMCSWSLDMLSQPQESMELVYNKSKPVAVTGMAFPTGDVNNYVVGSEEGTVYTASRHGSKAGICEMFEGHQGPVTGISCHSAVGTVDFSHLFITSSFDWTVKLWSTKHNRPLYSFEDNADYVYDVMWSPVHPATFAAVDGMGRLDLWNLNNDTEVPTASVTIEGASALNRVRWSTGGKEVAVGDSEGRVWIYDTGELSATHTDDWGRFARTLMEIRANRADGEEEGPLELAS; encoded by the exons ATGGCGACGTTACAGAAGCAACGGGACGATGACAGTGCGTATGTCCAAGGAGGTGggatttcctcctcctgctcctcctggggATGTGTCGGCGCGCGGTGCACCTGCGTTATCTGCTGTATGGGTCATCATCCGCGAAGATGCTGCGCACGGACCGGCGCCACCAATAGTCGCCTCGATCAG GACACCATGTCGGACAAAAGTGACTTAAAGGCGGAGCTGGAGCGCAAGAAGCAGCGCCTCGCCCAAAtcagacaggaaaaaaagataaaggaggaggagaggaagaagaaagag TCAGAGAGCCAGCAGAAGAGAGAGGCCACCCCGGAGGATTCCGACTTGGACCGAAAGCGCCGGGAGACCGAGGCCCTGCTCCAGAGCATCGGCATCTCACCGGAGCCTCCGCTAG tcCCGACCCCTGTGTCACCCTCCAAATCAGGGAGCACACCTAGTGAGGCGGGCAGCCAGGATTccactgatggaggagcagcagcagcagcagcaggcag GACGCTGCAGTGGGACGCAGACccctctgtgctgcagctgcaAGCTGATTCTGAGCTCGG GCGCAGGATGCAGAGGCTGGGAGCCTGTAAGATCACACAGGTAGACTTCCTTCCCAAGGAGGTGGTGGCTTACTGCAAGGAGACACAGACGCCGCTCACCGCCCACCTGTCTGAAG tggaggaagaagaggaggatgaagagatgaCGGAGGTGAAGCCAGGCCCCGAGTCTGAACAGCAGGATGAAGAGGACAACAGGGAAAATGCAGAAG GCCCATTTCCAGTCCTGCGCGAactgacagaggaggagaggcagcagaTCCTGCACTCTTCTGAGTTTCAGAGCTTCTTCGACTGCAGCATCCGGGTGATGGAGAGAGCTCTGGCCGAGGACCGAGACATTTTCTTTGACTACAGCGGCCGGGACCCGGAGGACAAAGAggg AGACTCGGGGAGCGGCTCCAGTCTGTCCTTCAGTCGTCTCTTCTACGATGAACACTGGTCGAAACATCGCGTGATCACATGTCTCGACTGGTCCACTCAG tATCCCGAGTTGCTGGTTGCCTCCTATAACAATAATGAAGATGCTCCTCATGAACCGGATGGTGTTGCGCTTGTATGGAACATCAAATTTAAGAAGGCCACACCAGAATACGTCTTTCACTGTCAG TCTCCAGTGGTATCGGTGGGCTTCGCCAGGTTTCATCCCAACCTGGTTGTGGGCGGGACTTACTCGGGACAAATCGTCCTGTGGGACAACCGCAGTCACCGCCGGACGCCCGTCCAGAGGACTCCTCTGTCTGCCGCTGCTCACACT CACCCTGTGTACTGCGTGAACGTGGTCGGCACACAGAACGCCAACAACCTGATCACTGTGTCCACAGACGGCCGGATGTGCTCCTGGAGTCTGGACATGCTTTCCCAGCCACAG GAGTCCATGGAGCTGGTATACAATAAATCCAAACCCGTAGCGGTGACAGGCATGGCTTTTCCCACGGGAGATGTTAACAACTATGTGGTCGGGAGTGAGGAGGGCACTGTGTACACTGCATCCAGACACGGCAG CAAGGCGGGTATCTGCGAGATGTTCGAGGGCCACCAGGGGCCGGTGACGGGCATCAGCTGCCACAGCGCAGTGGGCACCGTCGACTTCTCCCACCTCTTCATCACGTCCTCCTTCGACTGGACCGTCAAACTCTGGAGCACCAag cACAACAGGCCTCTGTACTCGTTTGAGGACAACGCCGACTATGTGTACGACGTCATGTGGTCGCCTGTGCACCCTGCAACCTTCGCCGCCGTGGACGGCATGGGCCGCCTGGACCTGTGGAACCTCAACAATGAcaccgag GTACCGACTGCCAGTGTGACGATTGAGGGTGCGTCGGCCCTCAACAGGGTGCGCTGGTCGACGGGGGGAAAGGAGGTGGCTGTGGGTGACTCTGAAGGCCGAGTGTGGATCTACGATACTGGAGAG
- the dync1i1a gene encoding dynein cytoplasmic 1 intermediate chain 1a isoform X8, with product MATLQKQRDDDSAYVQGGGISSSCSSWGCVGARCTCVICCMGHHPRRCCARTGATNSRLDQDTMSDKSDLKAELERKKQRLAQIRQEKKIKEEERKKKEVRKKSESQQKREATPEDSDLDRKRRETEALLQSIGISPEPPLVPTPVSPSKSGSTPSEAGSQDSTDGGAAAAAAGSFYKLDFTNRTLQWDADPSVLQLQADSELGRRMQRLGACKITQVDFLPKEVVAYCKETQTPLTAHLSEVEEEEEDEEMTEVKPGPESEQQDEEDNRENAEGPFPVLRELTEEERQQILHSSEFQSFFDCSIRVMERALAEDRDIFFDYSGRDPEDKEGDSGSGSSLSFSRLFYDEHWSKHRVITCLDWSTQYPELLVASYNNNEDAPHEPDGVALVWNIKFKKATPEYVFHCQSPVVSVGFARFHPNLVVGGTYSGQIVLWDNRSHRRTPVQRTPLSAAAHTHPVYCVNVVGTQNANNLITVSTDGRMCSWSLDMLSQPQESMELVYNKSKPVAVTGMAFPTGDVNNYVVGSEEGTVYTASRHGSKAGICEMFEGHQGPVTGISCHSAVGTVDFSHLFITSSFDWTVKLWSTKHNRPLYSFEDNADYVYDVMWSPVHPATFAAVDGMGRLDLWNLNNDTEVPTASVTIEGASALNRVRWSTGGKEVAVGDSEGRVWIYDTGELSATHTDDWGRFARTLMEIRANRADGEEEGPLELAS from the exons ATGGCGACGTTACAGAAGCAACGGGACGATGACAGTGCGTATGTCCAAGGAGGTGggatttcctcctcctgctcctcctggggATGTGTCGGCGCGCGGTGCACCTGCGTTATCTGCTGTATGGGTCATCATCCGCGAAGATGCTGCGCACGGACCGGCGCCACCAATAGTCGCCTCGATCAG GACACCATGTCGGACAAAAGTGACTTAAAGGCGGAGCTGGAGCGCAAGAAGCAGCGCCTCGCCCAAAtcagacaggaaaaaaagataaaggaggaggagaggaagaagaaagaggtaAGGAAAAAA TCAGAGAGCCAGCAGAAGAGAGAGGCCACCCCGGAGGATTCCGACTTGGACCGAAAGCGCCGGGAGACCGAGGCCCTGCTCCAGAGCATCGGCATCTCACCGGAGCCTCCGCTAG tcCCGACCCCTGTGTCACCCTCCAAATCAGGGAGCACACCTAGTGAGGCGGGCAGCCAGGATTccactgatggaggagcagcagcagcagcagcaggcag cTTTTACAAATTGGATTTTACAAATAG GACGCTGCAGTGGGACGCAGACccctctgtgctgcagctgcaAGCTGATTCTGAGCTCGG GCGCAGGATGCAGAGGCTGGGAGCCTGTAAGATCACACAGGTAGACTTCCTTCCCAAGGAGGTGGTGGCTTACTGCAAGGAGACACAGACGCCGCTCACCGCCCACCTGTCTGAAG tggaggaagaagaggaggatgaagagatgaCGGAGGTGAAGCCAGGCCCCGAGTCTGAACAGCAGGATGAAGAGGACAACAGGGAAAATGCAGAAG GCCCATTTCCAGTCCTGCGCGAactgacagaggaggagaggcagcagaTCCTGCACTCTTCTGAGTTTCAGAGCTTCTTCGACTGCAGCATCCGGGTGATGGAGAGAGCTCTGGCCGAGGACCGAGACATTTTCTTTGACTACAGCGGCCGGGACCCGGAGGACAAAGAggg AGACTCGGGGAGCGGCTCCAGTCTGTCCTTCAGTCGTCTCTTCTACGATGAACACTGGTCGAAACATCGCGTGATCACATGTCTCGACTGGTCCACTCAG tATCCCGAGTTGCTGGTTGCCTCCTATAACAATAATGAAGATGCTCCTCATGAACCGGATGGTGTTGCGCTTGTATGGAACATCAAATTTAAGAAGGCCACACCAGAATACGTCTTTCACTGTCAG TCTCCAGTGGTATCGGTGGGCTTCGCCAGGTTTCATCCCAACCTGGTTGTGGGCGGGACTTACTCGGGACAAATCGTCCTGTGGGACAACCGCAGTCACCGCCGGACGCCCGTCCAGAGGACTCCTCTGTCTGCCGCTGCTCACACT CACCCTGTGTACTGCGTGAACGTGGTCGGCACACAGAACGCCAACAACCTGATCACTGTGTCCACAGACGGCCGGATGTGCTCCTGGAGTCTGGACATGCTTTCCCAGCCACAG GAGTCCATGGAGCTGGTATACAATAAATCCAAACCCGTAGCGGTGACAGGCATGGCTTTTCCCACGGGAGATGTTAACAACTATGTGGTCGGGAGTGAGGAGGGCACTGTGTACACTGCATCCAGACACGGCAG CAAGGCGGGTATCTGCGAGATGTTCGAGGGCCACCAGGGGCCGGTGACGGGCATCAGCTGCCACAGCGCAGTGGGCACCGTCGACTTCTCCCACCTCTTCATCACGTCCTCCTTCGACTGGACCGTCAAACTCTGGAGCACCAag cACAACAGGCCTCTGTACTCGTTTGAGGACAACGCCGACTATGTGTACGACGTCATGTGGTCGCCTGTGCACCCTGCAACCTTCGCCGCCGTGGACGGCATGGGCCGCCTGGACCTGTGGAACCTCAACAATGAcaccgag GTACCGACTGCCAGTGTGACGATTGAGGGTGCGTCGGCCCTCAACAGGGTGCGCTGGTCGACGGGGGGAAAGGAGGTGGCTGTGGGTGACTCTGAAGGCCGAGTGTGGATCTACGATACTGGAGAG
- the dync1i1a gene encoding dynein cytoplasmic 1 intermediate chain 1a isoform X12, whose amino-acid sequence MATLQKQRDDDSAYVQGGGISSSCSSWGCVGARCTCVICCMGHHPRRCCARTGATNSRLDQDTMSDKSDLKAELERKKQRLAQIRQEKKIKEEERKKKEVRKKSESQQKREATPEDSDLDRKRRETEALLQSIGISPEPPLVHSLQPVMSDSCFFHYLVPTPVSPSKSGSTPSEAGSQDSTDGGAAAAAAGRRRMQRLGACKITQVDFLPKEVVAYCKETQTPLTAHLSEVEEEEEDEEMTEVKPGPESEQQDEEDNRENAEGPFPVLRELTEEERQQILHSSEFQSFFDCSIRVMERALAEDRDIFFDYSGRDPEDKEGDSGSGSSLSFSRLFYDEHWSKHRVITCLDWSTQYPELLVASYNNNEDAPHEPDGVALVWNIKFKKATPEYVFHCQSPVVSVGFARFHPNLVVGGTYSGQIVLWDNRSHRRTPVQRTPLSAAAHTHPVYCVNVVGTQNANNLITVSTDGRMCSWSLDMLSQPQESMELVYNKSKPVAVTGMAFPTGDVNNYVVGSEEGTVYTASRHGSKAGICEMFEGHQGPVTGISCHSAVGTVDFSHLFITSSFDWTVKLWSTKHNRPLYSFEDNADYVYDVMWSPVHPATFAAVDGMGRLDLWNLNNDTEVPTASVTIEGASALNRVRWSTGGKEVAVGDSEGRVWIYDTGELSATHTDDWGRFARTLMEIRANRADGEEEGPLELAS is encoded by the exons ATGGCGACGTTACAGAAGCAACGGGACGATGACAGTGCGTATGTCCAAGGAGGTGggatttcctcctcctgctcctcctggggATGTGTCGGCGCGCGGTGCACCTGCGTTATCTGCTGTATGGGTCATCATCCGCGAAGATGCTGCGCACGGACCGGCGCCACCAATAGTCGCCTCGATCAG GACACCATGTCGGACAAAAGTGACTTAAAGGCGGAGCTGGAGCGCAAGAAGCAGCGCCTCGCCCAAAtcagacaggaaaaaaagataaaggaggaggagaggaagaagaaagaggtaAGGAAAAAA TCAGAGAGCCAGCAGAAGAGAGAGGCCACCCCGGAGGATTCCGACTTGGACCGAAAGCGCCGGGAGACCGAGGCCCTGCTCCAGAGCATCGGCATCTCACCGGAGCCTCCGCTAG TCCATTCTTTGCAGCCTGTAATGTcagattcatgtttttttcattatttagtcCCGACCCCTGTGTCACCCTCCAAATCAGGGAGCACACCTAGTGAGGCGGGCAGCCAGGATTccactgatggaggagcagcagcagcagcagcaggcag GCGCAGGATGCAGAGGCTGGGAGCCTGTAAGATCACACAGGTAGACTTCCTTCCCAAGGAGGTGGTGGCTTACTGCAAGGAGACACAGACGCCGCTCACCGCCCACCTGTCTGAAG tggaggaagaagaggaggatgaagagatgaCGGAGGTGAAGCCAGGCCCCGAGTCTGAACAGCAGGATGAAGAGGACAACAGGGAAAATGCAGAAG GCCCATTTCCAGTCCTGCGCGAactgacagaggaggagaggcagcagaTCCTGCACTCTTCTGAGTTTCAGAGCTTCTTCGACTGCAGCATCCGGGTGATGGAGAGAGCTCTGGCCGAGGACCGAGACATTTTCTTTGACTACAGCGGCCGGGACCCGGAGGACAAAGAggg AGACTCGGGGAGCGGCTCCAGTCTGTCCTTCAGTCGTCTCTTCTACGATGAACACTGGTCGAAACATCGCGTGATCACATGTCTCGACTGGTCCACTCAG tATCCCGAGTTGCTGGTTGCCTCCTATAACAATAATGAAGATGCTCCTCATGAACCGGATGGTGTTGCGCTTGTATGGAACATCAAATTTAAGAAGGCCACACCAGAATACGTCTTTCACTGTCAG TCTCCAGTGGTATCGGTGGGCTTCGCCAGGTTTCATCCCAACCTGGTTGTGGGCGGGACTTACTCGGGACAAATCGTCCTGTGGGACAACCGCAGTCACCGCCGGACGCCCGTCCAGAGGACTCCTCTGTCTGCCGCTGCTCACACT CACCCTGTGTACTGCGTGAACGTGGTCGGCACACAGAACGCCAACAACCTGATCACTGTGTCCACAGACGGCCGGATGTGCTCCTGGAGTCTGGACATGCTTTCCCAGCCACAG GAGTCCATGGAGCTGGTATACAATAAATCCAAACCCGTAGCGGTGACAGGCATGGCTTTTCCCACGGGAGATGTTAACAACTATGTGGTCGGGAGTGAGGAGGGCACTGTGTACACTGCATCCAGACACGGCAG CAAGGCGGGTATCTGCGAGATGTTCGAGGGCCACCAGGGGCCGGTGACGGGCATCAGCTGCCACAGCGCAGTGGGCACCGTCGACTTCTCCCACCTCTTCATCACGTCCTCCTTCGACTGGACCGTCAAACTCTGGAGCACCAag cACAACAGGCCTCTGTACTCGTTTGAGGACAACGCCGACTATGTGTACGACGTCATGTGGTCGCCTGTGCACCCTGCAACCTTCGCCGCCGTGGACGGCATGGGCCGCCTGGACCTGTGGAACCTCAACAATGAcaccgag GTACCGACTGCCAGTGTGACGATTGAGGGTGCGTCGGCCCTCAACAGGGTGCGCTGGTCGACGGGGGGAAAGGAGGTGGCTGTGGGTGACTCTGAAGGCCGAGTGTGGATCTACGATACTGGAGAG